The Streptomyces sp. WZ-12 genome segment CGACTGGCGATCGTGACCGGCTATGTCTTCGTCGGCCAACTGGTCACCGCGGCACTGGCGTTCTGGCTGTCCACGGTGACCGACGCCCCGCTCGGCGCGGTCGGCGGTGCCGTCGGCCTGACCATCGTCGGCAACGTCCTCGACCAGGTCACCGCGCTCGGCGGCTGGCGCGATGTGCTGCCCGCGCACTGGCAGTTCTCCTGGGTGGACGCCCTCCAGCCCCAGTTGGAGTGGTCCGGCATGCTCCAGGGCGCCTCGGTCTCGGTGTCCTACGCGCTGGTGCTGATAGCCCTGGCCTTCCGCGGCTTCGCTCGCAAGGACGTGGTGTCCTAGGGCCCGTCCGACCCTTGACCCATCGGGCAGGCCCCAGAGCGGGTCGGGCACACACAAGACGGCCGCGGCGGACCCGTTGTCCGCCGCGACCGTCCTGAGGCCGGCCCGTGCTCAGCCGGTCGGCCCCTGCATCTGGGCGCTGACCCACTGCATCGTGCCCATGCCCAGGCCCTGGACGTAGGTGGCGCCGCTGTGCGTGCCGTTCGGCACGATCTGCAGCCGCGTCTTCACCGGCCCGTGGCCGTACTGGGCGATGAATTTCCGCACCTTCGGCAGCACGGTGTTCTCCTGGGAGCCGTCCTGGAAGGCCAGGTAGACGTCCGGTCCGCCGCGGGCGATCAGCCGGTGCGCCAGCACCTCGGGGTTGTTCTCCCGCATCGCCGACAGGTGCCCGCGCCACAGCGGCGAGTCCGGCACGATGTCCGGCCCGTTGGGGATCGCGACCTTGAAGTCGTTGGGGTTCTGCAGCACGTTCTTCAGCGCCGAGAAGCCGCCCGACGAGGAGCCCATGATGCACCAGGCGTTGCGGGTCTTCAGGGTGCGGAAGTTCTCCCGGACGAGGTCGGGGACGTCCTTGCTCAACCAGGTGCCGATCTTCGGCTGGCCCGGGATGTCGCTGCCGTCGTAGTACTGCTTGTCGTTGGGGTTGAGCACCGGCATCACCACGATGAACGGCAGGCTCTTGCCGGCCTTCGACCAGGAGGCGAGGCTCTCCTCCAGCTTGAGGTCGGAGCCGATCCAGTAGTTGACCGGGTAGCCGTAGGCGCCGGGCAGCGCCTCCATGACCGGGAAGCCCTTGTTCGCGTTCTTCTTCTCGTAGTACTCCGGCGGCGCCCAGACCCACACCTTCCCCGTGAAGCCGGACTTCTTCCCGTGGTAGTTGGTCACGGCTATGGGAGTGTTCCCGCCGGCCCCGCCGACCTTGCTGGTCTCCTGGAAGCTGATCGGGTGGGTGGGCATCTGCACCAGCGAGTTCTTGCTGGTCGGCGCGGTCTGCATGGCGGCGCCCGTCTTGGGGCCACTGAAGCGGACGGGGGTGTTCTGGGAGTCGCTCGTGCCGCAGCCTGCCGCGGTGCCGATGACGGTCAGGGCGATCAACGCGACCACCGGTTTGAAAAGGGTTTTGCGCACGGGGCCTTCTCCTTGGCGAACGGGCCGGGAGACGTCCCGACCGGCCAGCAAGAGGGGACGGGGCGGGCACAGGTTTCCCTCCGGGCGTGTCTGCTTCCTCGCACCGTCCGCTCCCCAAAGTCCGCACCCCGCTCTGACCTGTGGTGTTTACGCTCAACGGAGATCCGGTTTACCGTGATTTTCCTGGTGGGGGCGCGCCGTTGATGCCAGATGGACCCTCTGCGCCGCTCGCCCGCCGCATCCGATATCCCGCCGCGCGCAGACTTGTTCGCGCGCCCCCGACCCGCCGCCCGGACCACCGGCACACGCTCCGGGGCACCCCGGGTCCGACACCCCGTCACCCCGGCTCCCGGCCCGTATCCTCGGGCTATGACCTGGTCGCGCGCGCTGAGGGACGCCGCCCGCTCCGGGCTGAGCATCGAGCGGGCCAAGCTCACCCCGGTGATCGCGGTCCGCGGCACGGTCGGTGTGGCCGTCGTCATCGGCCTGTGCCTCTGGCGCGGCAGTCCGGCCCTCGCGGTCTCCTCGGCCTTCGGCGCCTTCGCCTCCGGCATCGTCACCTTCCAACGCAGCATGCGCCCCCGCCCGGTCCTGGCGCTGGCCGTCGCCGGCGCGCTGGCGGTCTCCACCTTCCTCGGCTACCTCGCCGCCGCCCATGTCGTCGCGTTCGTCGCGCTGCTCGTCGGCTGGACGTTCCTGGCGGGCATGGCCTGGGCGATCGGCCCGGTCTCCGGGCTCGCCGGCACCCAGACCGTGGCGATCATGCTGATCACCGTCACCCTCCCGACGTCCGTCGTCGGCGCCCTGGAACACGCCGCGCTGATCGCCTTCGGCGGCCTCGTCCAGGCCGCCCTGATCGTCCTGTTCCCGGTGCGCCCCTGGGGCATCCAGCGCGACGCCCTCGCCGACGCGTTGGCCGCCGAGGCCGACTACGCCCGGCGGCTGCGGCACGACCCGGTCGCCCCCTTCGACCCCGCGCCCCTGATGGACGCCCGCCTCGCCTCCGCCGTGACGCCCCGCCAGGCCCGCCGCCGCCCCGTCCAACTGCACGGCCCCCGCGGCCTCGCCGAACGCGTCCGCCCGGTCCTCGCCTCCCTCGCCGACCCGGTCGTCGGCGCCCCCTTGGAAGGTCCCGAACGCGACCGCGTCCGGGACCTGCTGGGCGCCGCCGCCACCGTCCTGGACGCCGTCGCACACGCCGTACGGCACGCCAGGCCGGTGCGGCTGGCCCCGGAAGCCATGGCCACCCTCGAAGTCCCGCCCACCGGGCCGATGCTCACCGGCCCGGGCCGCCGCGCCGCCTACCGGCTGATCTCCCTCCTCGCCGACGCCGTCGAGCTCACCGACGAGCCCGTCGAGGCCACCCGCCCCACCACCGCGGCCGAGCGCGGCCACCTGCTGCGCCCCAGCGTCCCCAGGCTGGTGCCGGTCGCCCTGCGCGCCCTGCGCCGCGAGGCCCGCTGGTCCTCGCGGATCCTGCGGCACGCGCTACGGGTCGCCGCGGTCGCCGCCGTCGGCTATCTCCTGGGCGCCGCCCTCCACTTCGGCCACGGCTACTGGGCGCCGCTCGCCTCCGTCATGGTGATGCGCCCCGACTTCGCGCAGACCTACTCCCGCGGCGTCGCCCGCTTCGCCGGCACCCTCGTCGGCGTCACCGTCGCCGGTGCCCTGATGGCGCTGGCCCACCCCGGCGTCTACACCAGCGCCGCGCTCGCCCTGCTCTGCGTGTTCCTGATGTACCTGCTGATGCGCACGGGCTTCTCGGTCACCTCGGCCTGCGTCGCCGCCTACGTCGTCTTCCTGCTCGGCATCGCCGGCGCGGGCTGGGAGCAGACCGTCGAGGAACGCATCGTGCTCACCCTCATCGGCGGGGTGCTGGCGATGCTCTCCTACGCGCTCTTCCCCGCCTGGGAGACGCCCCGGCTCCGCGACCGCCTCGCCGACTGGCTCGCCGCCAACGGCCGCTACGCCCTGGCCGTCTTCGACGCCCACGCCCGCCCCGCCGAACGCCGCCCCCGCCAGGTCCGCGAGACCCTGCTGGACGGCCGCGCGGCCCGCGCCGCCTGGGAGGTCACCGAGGCCCGCGCCGAGAAGGAGCCGGTCCGCCACCACGGCCTCTCCCTGCACGCGGCCCGCAACGCCAACGCCGCGCTCGCCACCATGGGCCGGGTCACGATGATCCTGGAGGCCCATCTGCCCGACAAGGACGCCCAACCCTCGCCCGGTGCCGCCGCGTTCACCACCGCGCTCCGCCCCGCCCTGGACCACGCGGCCCGGGCCGTCCGCGACGGCGACCCCCTGGACTGGAGCGCGCCGCGCGCCGCCTGGGAGCGCTGGCGCGCCGAGGAGGCCCACCAGGGTCTTCCCGTCAGCGTCGCCGAACTCCTCCTCGACGCCCTCGACGAGCTCGCCGAGGCTCTGCCGCCCGACCCCTGAGCCCCGCCGCCCCGCGTCCCGGGATTTTGCCGGCGCATCGGCTCCCGCAGGAACCATTCAGCACCCCCAGTAGTCTAGATAATTGCCCGCAATTCCCGTCATTGGTCGGCCAATGGCGGCCTCTGCGGCGCAATGTCCTCCCGAGAGAGAGCAAGCGAACTCCCCATGGCGTCCAGCACTTCGTCCGGCACGTACGACATAGGCATCGACCTCGGCACGGCCAACACCCTCGTCTACGCCCGCGGCAAAGGCGTGGTGCTGAACGAGCCGTCCGTGGTCGCCGTCAACGCCACCGGCGACGTCGTCGCCGTCGGCCTGGAAGCCAAACGCACCATCGGCCGCACCCCCTCCGGGATCACCGCGATGCGCCCCCTACGGGAAGGCGTCATCGCCGACTTCGACGCCGCCGAGCAGATGCTCCGCGCCCTGATGAAGAAGGCCCTGCCCAGCCGCCGCTTCTCCCGCCCCCGCGTCGTCATCTGCGTCCCCTCCGGGATCACGGGGGTGGAACGGCGCGCCGTCATCGACTCCGCCCGCGGCGCCGGCGCCCGCGAGGTGCACCTGATCGAGGAGCCGATGGCCGCCGCGATCGGTGCCGGCCTCCCGGTGGACGAGCCGATCGGCTGCATGGTCGTCGACATCGGCGGCGGCACCACGGAGGTCGCCGTCGTCTCCATGGGCGGCCTGGTCACCGCCCAGTCCGTACGGGTCGCCGGCGACGCCATGGACACCGCGATCGCCGCGTACATCAAGAAGGAACACGGCCTGGCCATCGGGGAACGCACCGCCGAGGACATCAAGATCGCCATCGGCTCGGCCACGTGGGAACCCGACCCGATCGACTCCGACCTCCTGCGCTCCCTCACCCGCGCCACCACGACCGCCGGTGACACCGACGCCGACGGGGACGCCGAGGCGGACGCCGCCACCCGCCCCCACGAGTCCCCCCTCCCGGCCTCCTACACCATCCGCGGCCGCGACCACCTCAGCGGCCTGCCCCGGCTCCTGGAGGTCACCGCCGAGGAGATCCGCACCGCCCTCGCCGAACCGGTCGAGGCCATCGTCCGCGCCGTCCACCGCACCCTCGACGAGTGCCCGCCGGAGCTCTCCGGCGACATCATCGAACGCGGCATCGCCCTCACCGGGGGCGGCGCCCTCCTCCACGGCCTGGACCGCCGCCTCCGCCAGGAGATGGGCGTCCCCGTCATGGTCGCCGACGACCCCCTGGACTGCGTCGTCAACGGCACCGCCAAGTGCGTCGACGAATTCGCCACCCTGCACGGCCTCCTGACGGGCGCGAAGGAACAGCCCCGCAGGGCGGTGCGACTGTAACGCGGCCTCCTCCTCGCGTTGTCGGCCTCCCGCCCAGGAGGCCGACAGCGCAAGGACGTGACGTGCGGAAGAACGCGAGGAAGCCGGCGCGCGGGTACGCTCCCCGGCCCGGCCTCAGCCCTGCTACCCGCGCTCCACATAGGCCGCCAACCCGTCCAGAATCCGCTCCAGCCCGAACTCCCCGGCCCGATCAGAGGATTCGCCCCCCGCCACGTCCGCGACCGCCGCCGCCAGCGCCGGGAACCGCTCGGACCGCCCGACGAGCAACTCGTTCAGCGCCGCGCTCATCACCGCCTCCGGCCCCTTCGCCCGCGCGCTGCCCACCCCCATCGACGTCGACATCGACGCCGACACCTGCGCGATCGCCCGGACGTGCCCGCTCACCACCACGACGGCGTCCAACTGCTCGCCGCCCGACAACCCGGTACCGGACAGCGCCGCCAACGCCCGCTCCGTCCAGCCGAGTTCATGCGGGCCCATCACCCGCGGCCCCACCATGGCGGTCAACAGCCACGGATGCCGGTGGTAGACCGCCGCCAGCCGCTCCGCCCACTCCCGCAGGGCGCCCCGCCAGTCGCCGGTCGCGGCGCCCGCCAGCTCCGCCGGTTCCCCCATTGCCGCGTCGATCATCAGCGCAACCAGCTCCGACTTGCCCGGCACATACCGGTAGAGCGACATCTTCGTGAAGTCCAACTCCGCCGCCACGCGCTGCATGGAGACCGCGCCGAGCCCGCCTACGTCGGCGAGCCCGATGGCCGTCCGCGTGATGCGCTCCAGGCTCAGTGCCGGCTTGGGCCCCCGACTGGGCCTCCCGCGCCCGCCCCACAACAGCTCCACGCTGCCCGCCTGCTCCCCGAACACACTGCTCTTCCCGTCTCCATCCACCCCCGCATCCTAAAACTGTGTCCGAGGGTATACATATCTGTGTCCGCCGGATACAGTTAACTCATCCGCGCCGCCGAACCACCGCACCGCCAACTCCACTCCACGGCGCACCAAGACGGGGGACCCCCATGTCCAACTCCCACTCCAACTCCGGCCTCAGTGCCAACGCCGCAAGGCCCTCAACGACGCCCCTGACGACTCCGCCGCCGGCCCGCTCCGTGTTGATCTCCGGCGCCAGCATCGCCGGCCCGGCACTCGCCTACTGGCTCGCCCGCTACGGCTACCGCCCCACCGTGGTCGAGCTCGCCCCCGCTCTGCGGGGCGGCGGCTTCGCGGTCGACTTCCGAGGCGAGGCCCACCTGACGGTGCTCCACCGCATGGGCCTCCTCGACAAGCTCAAGCAACACCGCACCGACGGCACCCCGATGACCTTCATAGACGCCCAAGGCCATCAAGTGGCCGCCCTACCCTCCGAGTTCGCCGCCGGTGACATGGAAATCCTCCGCTCCGACCTCTCCCAACTCCTCTACGCCCACACCCACACCCAGACCACCCCCACCGAATACCTCTTCGGCGACTCACTCACCTCCCTCACCGAAACCACCGACGGCGTCCACGTCACCTTCGAGCGCGCCGCACCCCGCACCTTCGACCTGGTCATCGGCGCCGACGGCCTGCACTCCACCGTCCGCCGCCTCGCTTTCGGCCCGGAATCCTCATTCGTCAGCCACCTCGGCTACTACGTCGCCGGCTGGGACCTCCCCACGAGTGAGGCCCCGGACCTCGCTGCCCGCGCCGTCGGCTACAACGAACCCGGCCGCCTGATAACGGTCGGCCGGGTCCCCCGCCGCGCCACCGAAGCGTCCTACAACGGCGAGACCTTCTGCGTCTTCGCCTCCGACCCACTGACCTACGACCGCCGCGACCCGCACGCTTCACGCAGGGCCATTGCCCAGGCATACGAGGGCGCCGGCTGGCGCACCACCGAACTCATCGAAACCCTCTGGAACACCGACGACCTCTACTTCGACTCCATCAGCCGCGTCGACGTACCCACCTGGTCCACGGGCCGCATAGCCCTCCTCGGCGACGCCGCCCACGGCGCCACCGTCGGCGGCATGGGCACCGGCTCGGCACTCGTCGGCGCCTACGTCCTCGCCGGCGAACTGGCCCTGGCCACCGGCGACCACCACCAAGCCTTCGCCCGCTACGAGCAACGGCTCCGCCCCTACGTCACCCGCTGCCAAGAAGGCGGCCGCACCACCGGCACCTTCCTGGCCCCACCCACCCAAGAAGCCCTCACCACCCGCAACGCCACCCTCAACAACCCCGCCGCCCTCACCGCCATGCTCCGAGCCGCCCACCAAACCTCCGCCGCCATCCCCCTCCCCGACTACCCCACCCTCCTCAACACACCCACTCCCCACCCCTAACAACAACAGCCCCTCCTAAGAAAAGGCCCTGCCCAGCACCGACCACTACGCATCACCGCTCTGCGGTCCGGCTCCCCCTCCCCGATCGTGCAGCTCACCCACCGCAGATGGCCACAGAGGCGGCCCTGCTCCCGGTGTCGGTCTTCCCCAAGCTCCGACAGAGCGCCTCCAGCGCATCCCCGTGGCAAGCGCGCCCAAGCCGTGACTCGACGCACCTCCACAGTCACGCGGGCACCCGAAGCCCCCCACGTCCCGTAAGTACTCAGCACTCAAGCACCAAACACAGACACCTCCAGCTCTCCTGACGGAGGCGACGAGCCCGTCGAGGCGCCATCGCCGCTGCCGCCGCCACGGCTGTCGACGACGTTCAGCACACCCCCCGGCCAGCAGCCAGCAACGAGCCGTCAGCGGAGCGAGAAGACAGCACCCACGCTCACCGGCAACTCGATGACCAGGCCCTTCGGGGGGCGACTCAGCGGGTGGAGCCAGCTCCACCCACCGTGGACGCGCTCCCAAGTCGTTCCGCACCCGCGAGGTCATGTAGAGTCTTCGAGTTGCCACGGAGCCGACAGGTTCCACGGCAGCCACTACGCCGCACTTCAGCGGCACCTCACTACTGCACGGCCCTTCAACGGGATTGAATTCCGCATGTCGAAATTCATTCCGGGCGTCTGATTAGGCGTCACCGAGGAATTCCGCTAACGTAGTGATCACCCCGCCGACGGGGAATCGGAACGAAATTCGAACCGACCGCAGCTCCTCCTGGAGCCGCCCGGAACGAAGGAAGATCTGATAAAGTCGGAAAGGCCGAAAAGCGAAAGCGAAGCGGTCGAACCCCGCTCCAACGGGGGGCCGGAGACGGAAACGGATCTGGTAAGGTTGGAATCGCGAAGAAGCCGAAAGGTCGAATCGCACCGGCGAAAATCAGGGCCGAAAGGATCTGATAGAGTCGGAGACGCAAGACCGAAGGGAAGCGCCCGGAGGAAGCCCGCGAGGGCAGGCCGAAGGAAGCGTCCGTTCCTTGAGAACTCAACAGCGTGCCAAAAGTCAACGCCAGATATGTTGATACCCCGTTCCCCACATCGTGGGGGATGAGGTTCCTTTGAAAAGTCCTTCCAAGTTTCTTGGGAGGCGCACACAGCGAGGACGCTGTGAACCACGGGGATTATTCCTCCTTGTGGTTCCGCTCAACGCGAGTGTCTCACCGGCGGTTTTTAGTTAAACGCAGTCGGGTAAAGCATTCACGGAGAGTTTGATCCTGGCTCAGGACGAACGCTGGCGGCGTGCTTAACACATGCAAGTCGAACGATGAACCTCTTTCGGGAGGGGATTAGTGGCGAACGGGTGAGTAACACGTGGGCAATCTGCCCTTCACTCTGGGACAAGCCCTGGAAACGGGGTCTAATACCGGATATGACACGGGATCGCATGGTTTCGTGTGGAAAGCTCCGGCGGTGAAGGATGAGCCCGCGGCCTATCAGCTTGTTGGTGGGGTGATGGCCTACCAAGGCGACGACGGGTAGCCGGCCTGAGAGGGCGACCGGCCACACTGGGACTGAGACACGGCCCAGACTCCTACGGGAGGCAGCAGTGGGGAATATTGCACAATGGGCGAAAGCCTGATGCAGCGACGCCGCGTGAGGGATGACGGCCTTCGGGTTGTAAACCTCTTTCAGCAGGGAAGAAGCGAGAGTGACGGTACCTGCAGAAGAAGCGCCGGCTAACTACGTGCCAGCAGCCGCGGTAATACGTAGGGCGCAAGCGTTGTCCGGAATTATTGGGCGTAAAGAGCTCGTAGGCGGCTTGTCGCGTCGGATGTGAAAGCCCGGGGCTTAACCCCGGGTCTGCATTCGATACGGGCAGGCTAGAGTTCGGTAGGGGAGATCGGAATTCCTGGTGTAGCGGTGAAATGCGCAGATATCAGGAGGAACACCGGTGGCGAAGGCGGATCTCTGGGCCGATACTGACGCTGAGGAGCGAAAGCGTGGGGAGCGAACAGGATTAGATACCCTGGTAGTCCACGCCGTAAACGTTGGGAACTAGGTGTGGGCGACATTCCACGTCGTCCGTGCCGCAGCTAACGCATTAAGTTCCCCGCCTGGGGAGTACGGCCGCAAGGCTAAAACTCAAAGGAATTGACGGGGGCCCGCACAAGCAGCGGAGCATGTGGCTTAATTCGACGCAACGCGAAGAACCTTACCAAGGCTTGACATACACCGGAAACGGCCAGAGATGGTCGCCCCCTTGTGGTCGGTGTACAGGTGGTGCATGGCTGTCGTCAGCTCGTGTCGTGAGATGTTGGGTTAAGTCCCGCAACGAGCGCAACCCTTGTTCTGTGTTGCCAGCATGCCTTTCGGGGTGATGGGGACTCACAGGAGACTGCCGGGGTCAACTCGGAGGAAGGTGGGGACGACGTCAAGTCATCATGCCCCTTATGTCTTGGGCTGCACACGTGCTACAATGGCCGGTACAATGAGCTGCGATGCCGTGAGGTGGAGCGAATCTCAAAAAGCCGGTCTCAGTTCGGATTGGGGTCTGCAACTCGACCCCATGAAGTCGGAGTTGCTAGTAATCGCAGATCAGCATTGCTGCGGTGAATACGTTCCCGGGCCTTGTACACACCGCCCGTCACGTCACGAAAGTCGGTAACACCCGAAGCCGGTGGCCCAACCCCTTGTGGGAGGGAATCGTCGAAGGTGGGACTGGCGATTGGGACGAAGTCGTAACAAGGTAGCCGTACCGGAAGGTGCGGCTGGATCACCTCCTTTCTAAGGAGCACTTCTTACCAAGTTTTGTGCTTGGTCAGGGGCCAGTACATCGGCGAGTGTCTGATGCTGGTTGCTCATGGGTGGAACGTTGACTATTCGGCACGATCGGTTTGGGACTGTTAGTACTGCTTCGGCGTGGAACGCGGGGTCTTGGCTGGTTGTGTTGGGCGCGCTGTTGGGTGTCTGAGGGTGCGAGCGTTGCTCGTCCTTCGGTGTGCCGGTCCCGGTGTAGGTCTGCTTGGTGCAGGTTGTGACGGGTGGCTGGTCGTTGTTTGAGAACTGCACAGTGGACGCGAGCATCTGTGGCCAAGTTTTTAAGGGCGCACGGTGGATGCCTTGGCACCAGGAACCGATGAAGGACGTGGGAGGCCGCGATAGGCCCCGGGGAGCTGTCAACCGAGCTTTGATCCGGGGGTGTCCGAATGGGGAAACCCGGCAGTCGTCATGGGCTGTCACCCGCTGCTGAACACATAGGCAGTGTGGAGGGAACGCGGGGAAGTGAAACATCTCAGTACCCGCAGGAAGAGAAAACAACCGTGATTCCGGGAGTAGTGGCGAGCGAAACTGGATGAGGCTAAACCGTATTGGTGTGATACCCGGCAGGGGTTGCCAGTGCGGGGTTGTGGGAGCTTTCTTGATCGGTCTGCCGGCCGGTCGGTGAGTCAGAAACCGTTGATGTAGGCGAAGGACATGCGAAAGGTCCGGCGTAGAGGGTAAGACCCCCGTAGCTGAAACGTCAGCGGCTTGCTTGAGAGCCACCCAAGTAGCACGGGGCCCGAGAAATCCCGTGTGAATCTGGCGGGACCACCCGTTAAGCCTAAATATTCCCTGGTGACCGATAGCGGATAGTACCGTGAGGGAATGGTGAAAAGTACCGCGGGAGCGGAGTGAAATAGTACCTGAAACCGTGTGCCTACAAGCCGTGGGAGCGTCGCGCAGAGACTTTGTTTCTGCGTCGTGACTGCGTGCCTTTTGAAGAATGAGCCTGCGAGTTAGCGGTGTGTAGCGAGGTTAACCCGTGTGGGGAAGCCGTAGCGAAAGCGAGTCCGAAGAGGGCGTTGAGTTGCACGCTCTAGACCCGAAGCGGAGTGATCTAGCCATGGGCAGGTTGAAGCGGAGGTAAGACTTCGTGGAGGACCGAACCCACCAGGGTTGAAAACCTGGGGGATGACCTGTGGTTAGGGGTGAAAGGCCAATCAAACTCCGTGATAGCTGGTTCTCCCCGAAATGCATTTAGGTGCAGCGTCGTGTGTTTCTTGCCGGAGGTAGAGCACTGGATAGGCGATGGGCCCTACCGGGTTACTGACCTTAGCCAAACTCCGAATGCCGGTAAGTGAGAGCGCGGCAGTGAGACTGTGGGGGATAAGCTCCATGGTCGAGAGGGAAACAGCCCAGAGCATCGACTAAGGCCCCTAAGCGTGTGCTAAGTGGGAAAGGATGTGGAGTCGCAGAGACAACCAGGAGGTTGGCTTAGAAGCAGCCATCCTTGAAAGAGTGCGTAATAGCTCACTGGTCAAGTGATTCTGCGCCGACAATGTAGCGGGGCTCAAGTACACCGCCGAAGTCGTGTCATTGCCATGAGAGCCCTAACGGGTGTGGTGATGGGTAGGGGAGCGTCGTGTGCCGGGTGAAGCAGCCGTGGAAACGAGTTGTGGACGGTTCACGAGTGAGAATGCAGGCATGAGTAGCGATACAAGAGTGGGAAACTCTTGCGCCGATTGACTAAGGGTTCCTGGGTCAAGCTGATCTGCCCAGGGTAAGTCGGGACCTAAGGCGAGGCCGACAGGCGTAGTCGATGGACAACCGGTTGATATTCCGGTACCCGCTTTGGAGCGCCCAATACTGAATCAGGCGATGCTAAGTCCGTGAAGCCGCCCTGGAGCCTTCGGGCAAAGGGGAGTGGTGGAGCCGACGGACCAGACTTGTAGTAGGTAAGCGATGGGGTGACGCAGGAAGGTAGTCCAGCCCGGGCGGTGGTTGTCCCGGGGTAAGGGTGTAGGCCGTGTGGTAGGTAAATCCGTCACATGTTAAGGCTGAGACCTGATGCCGAGCCGATTGTGGTGAAGTGGATGATCCTATGCTGTCGAGAAAAGCCTCTAGCGAGCTTCATGGCGGCCCGTACCCTAAACCGACTCAGGTGGTCAGGTAGAGAATACCGAGGCGTTCGGGTGAACTATGGTTAAGGAACTCGGCAAAATGCCCCCGTAACTTCGGGAGAAGGGGGGCCATTTCTGGTGATGACATTTTCTGTCTGAGCT includes the following:
- a CDS encoding alpha/beta hydrolase yields the protein MRKTLFKPVVALIALTVIGTAAGCGTSDSQNTPVRFSGPKTGAAMQTAPTSKNSLVQMPTHPISFQETSKVGGAGGNTPIAVTNYHGKKSGFTGKVWVWAPPEYYEKKNANKGFPVMEALPGAYGYPVNYWIGSDLKLEESLASWSKAGKSLPFIVVMPVLNPNDKQYYDGSDIPGQPKIGTWLSKDVPDLVRENFRTLKTRNAWCIMGSSSGGFSALKNVLQNPNDFKVAIPNGPDIVPDSPLWRGHLSAMRENNPEVLAHRLIARGGPDVYLAFQDGSQENTVLPKVRKFIAQYGHGPVKTRLQIVPNGTHSGATYVQGLGMGTMQWVSAQMQGPTG
- a CDS encoding FUSC family protein, encoding MTWSRALRDAARSGLSIERAKLTPVIAVRGTVGVAVVIGLCLWRGSPALAVSSAFGAFASGIVTFQRSMRPRPVLALAVAGALAVSTFLGYLAAAHVVAFVALLVGWTFLAGMAWAIGPVSGLAGTQTVAIMLITVTLPTSVVGALEHAALIAFGGLVQAALIVLFPVRPWGIQRDALADALAAEADYARRLRHDPVAPFDPAPLMDARLASAVTPRQARRRPVQLHGPRGLAERVRPVLASLADPVVGAPLEGPERDRVRDLLGAAATVLDAVAHAVRHARPVRLAPEAMATLEVPPTGPMLTGPGRRAAYRLISLLADAVELTDEPVEATRPTTAAERGHLLRPSVPRLVPVALRALRREARWSSRILRHALRVAAVAAVGYLLGAALHFGHGYWAPLASVMVMRPDFAQTYSRGVARFAGTLVGVTVAGALMALAHPGVYTSAALALLCVFLMYLLMRTGFSVTSACVAAYVVFLLGIAGAGWEQTVEERIVLTLIGGVLAMLSYALFPAWETPRLRDRLADWLAANGRYALAVFDAHARPAERRPRQVRETLLDGRAARAAWEVTEARAEKEPVRHHGLSLHAARNANAALATMGRVTMILEAHLPDKDAQPSPGAAAFTTALRPALDHAARAVRDGDPLDWSAPRAAWERWRAEEAHQGLPVSVAELLLDALDELAEALPPDP
- the mreB gene encoding rod shape-determining protein, which encodes MASSTSSGTYDIGIDLGTANTLVYARGKGVVLNEPSVVAVNATGDVVAVGLEAKRTIGRTPSGITAMRPLREGVIADFDAAEQMLRALMKKALPSRRFSRPRVVICVPSGITGVERRAVIDSARGAGAREVHLIEEPMAAAIGAGLPVDEPIGCMVVDIGGGTTEVAVVSMGGLVTAQSVRVAGDAMDTAIAAYIKKEHGLAIGERTAEDIKIAIGSATWEPDPIDSDLLRSLTRATTTAGDTDADGDAEADAATRPHESPLPASYTIRGRDHLSGLPRLLEVTAEEIRTALAEPVEAIVRAVHRTLDECPPELSGDIIERGIALTGGGALLHGLDRRLRQEMGVPVMVADDPLDCVVNGTAKCVDEFATLHGLLTGAKEQPRRAVRL
- a CDS encoding TetR/AcrR family transcriptional regulator; translation: MFGEQAGSVELLWGGRGRPSRGPKPALSLERITRTAIGLADVGGLGAVSMQRVAAELDFTKMSLYRYVPGKSELVALMIDAAMGEPAELAGAATGDWRGALREWAERLAAVYHRHPWLLTAMVGPRVMGPHELGWTERALAALSGTGLSGGEQLDAVVVVSGHVRAIAQVSASMSTSMGVGSARAKGPEAVMSAALNELLVGRSERFPALAAAVADVAGGESSDRAGEFGLERILDGLAAYVERG
- a CDS encoding FAD-dependent monooxygenase, with the translated sequence MLISGASIAGPALAYWLARYGYRPTVVELAPALRGGGFAVDFRGEAHLTVLHRMGLLDKLKQHRTDGTPMTFIDAQGHQVAALPSEFAAGDMEILRSDLSQLLYAHTHTQTTPTEYLFGDSLTSLTETTDGVHVTFERAAPRTFDLVIGADGLHSTVRRLAFGPESSFVSHLGYYVAGWDLPTSEAPDLAARAVGYNEPGRLITVGRVPRRATEASYNGETFCVFASDPLTYDRRDPHASRRAIAQAYEGAGWRTTELIETLWNTDDLYFDSISRVDVPTWSTGRIALLGDAAHGATVGGMGTGSALVGAYVLAGELALATGDHHQAFARYEQRLRPYVTRCQEGGRTTGTFLAPPTQEALTTRNATLNNPAALTAMLRAAHQTSAAIPLPDYPTLLNTPTPHP